The genomic region TCTCACTAGCTCCTAGACCCTGTCTCGCTGTATCTCACTAGCTCCTAGACCCTGTCTCGCTGTATCTCACTAGCTCCTAGACCCTGTCTCGCTGTATCTCACTAGCTCCTAGACCCTGTCTCGCTGTATCTCACTAGCTCCTAGACCCTGTCTCGCTGTATCTCACTAGCTCCTAGACCCTGTCTCGCTGTATCTCACTAGCTCCTAGACCCTGTCTCGCTGTGTATCTCACTAGCTCCTAGACCCTGTCTCGCTGTATCTCACTAGCTCCTAGACCCTGTCTCGCTGTATCTCACTAGCTCCTAGACCCTGTCTCGCTGTGTCTCTCACTAGCTCCTAGACCCTGTCTCGCTGTGTCTCTCACTAGCTCCTAGACCCTGTCTCGCTGTGTCTCTCACTAGCTCCTAGACCCTGTCTCGCTGTGTATCTCACTAGCTCCTAGACCCTGTCTCGCTGTGTATCTCACTAGCTCCTAGACCCTGTCTCGCTGTGTATCTCACTAGCTCCTAGACCCTGTCTCGCTGTGTCTCTCACTAGCTCCTAGACCCTGTCTCGCTGTGTCTCTCACTAGCTCCTAGACCCTGTCTCGCTGTGTCTCTCACTAGCTCCTAGACCCTGTCTCGCTGTGTATCTCACTAGCTCCTAGACCCTGTCTCGCTGTGTATCTCACTAGCTCCTAGACCCTGTCTCGCTGTGTCTCTCACTAGCTCCTAGACCCTGTCTCGCTGTGTCTCTCACTAGCTCCTAGACCCTGTCTCGCTGTGTATCTCACTAGCTCCTAGACCCTGTCTCGCTGTGTCTCTCACTAGCTCCTAGACCCTGTCTCGCTGTGTATCTCACTAGCTCCTAGACCCTGTCTCGCTGTGTCTCTCACTAGCTCCTAGACCCTGTCTCGCTGTGTCTCTCACTAGCTCCTAGACCCTGTCTCGCTGTGTCTCTCACTAGCTCCTAGACCCTGTCTCGCTGTGTCTCTCACTAGCTCCTAGACCCTGTCTCGCTGTGTCTCTCACTAGCTCCTAGACCCTGTCTCGCTGTGTCTCTCACTAGCTCCTAGACCCTGTCTCGCTGTGTATCTCACTAGCTCCTAGACCCTGTCTCGCTGTGTCTCTCACTAGCTCCTAGACCCTGTCTCGCTGTGTATCTCACTAGCTCCTAGACCCTGTCTCGCTGTGTCTCTCACTAGCTCCTAGACCCTGTCTCGCTGTGTCTCTCACTAGCTCCTAGACCCTGTCTCGCTGTGTCTCTCACTAGCTCCTAGACCCTGTCTCGCTGTGTATCTCACTAGCTCCTAGACCCTGTCTCGCTGTGTATCTCACTAGCTCCTAGACCCTGTCTCGCTGTGTATCTCACTAGCTCCTAGACCCTGTCTCGCTGTATCTGTGGCTGACTCCATGGCGTGCTCTCGCTGTATCTCACTAGCTCCTAGACCCTGTCTCGCTGTATATCTCACTAGCTCCTAGACCCTGTCTCGCTGTGTATCTCACTAGCTCCTAGACCCTGTCTCGCTGTGTCTCTCACTAGCTCCTAGACCCTGTCTCGCTGTGTCTCTCACTAGCTCCTAGACCCTGTCTCGCTGTGTCTCTCACTAGCTCCTAGACCCTGTCTCGCTGTATCTCTCACTAGCTCCTAGACCCTGTCTCGCTGTGTATCTCACTAGCTCCTAGACCCTGTCTCGCTGTGTCTCTCACTAGCTCCTAGACCCTGTCTCGCTGTGTCTCTCACTAGCTCCTAGACCCTGTCTCGCTGTGTCTCTCACTAGCTCCTAGACCCTGTCTCGCTGTGTCTCTCACTAGCTCCTAGACCCTGTCTCGCTGTGTATCTCACTAGCTCCTAGACCCTGTCTCGCTGTGTCTCTCACTAGCTCCTAGACCCTGTCTCGCTGTGTCTCTCACTAGCTCCTAGACCCTGTCTCGCTGTGTCTCTCACTAGCTCCTAGACCCTGTCTCGCTGTGTCTCTCACTAGCTCCTAGACCCTGTCTCGCTGTGTCTCTCACTAGCTCCTAGACCCTGTCTCGCTGTGTCTCTCACTAGCTCCTAGACCCTGTCTCGCTGTGTCTCTCACTAGCTCCTAGACCCTGTCTCGCTGTGTATCTCACTAGCTCCTAGACCCTGTCTCGCTGTGTATCTCACTAGCTCCTAGACCCTGTCTCGCTGTGTCTCTCACTAGCTCCTAGACCCTGTCTCGCTGTGTCTCTCACTAGCTCCTAGACCCTGTCTCGCTGTGTCTCTCACTAGCTCCTAGACCCTGTCTCGCTGTGTCTCTCACTAGCTCCTAGACCCTGTCTCGCTGTGTATCTCACTAGCTCCTAGACCCTGTCTCGCTGTGTCTCTCACTAGCTCCTAGACCCTGTCTCGCTGTATCTCACTAGCTCCTAGACCCTGTCTCGCTGTGTCTCTCACTAGCTCCTAGACCCTGTCTCGCTGTATCTCACTAGCTCCTAGACCCTGTCTCGCTGTGTCTCTCACTAGCTCCTAGACCCTGTCTCGCTGTGTCTCTCACTAGCTCCTAGACCCTGTCTCGCTGTGTCTCTCACTAGCTCCTAGACCCTGTCTCGCTGTGTCTCACTAGCTCCTAGACCCTGTCTCGCTGTGTCTCTCACTAGCTCCTAGACCCTGTCTCGCTGTGTCTCTCACTAGCTCCTAGACCCTGTCTCGCTGTGTCTCTCACTAGCTCCTAGACCCTGTCTCGCTGTGTCTCTCACTAGCTCCTAGACCCTGTCTCGCTGTGTCTCTCACTAGCTCCTAGACGCGCTCTCGCTGTGTCTGTGGCTGACTCCATGGCGTGCTCTCGCTGTATCTCACATTGTCTCCATGTccgttctttatttatttatttttttccctccagaGTTCGAaggtccttgcaaagaaagagcTGCTGATGGTGCCCCTCATCGGTTGGACGTGGTATTTTTTGGAAATAGTTTTTTGCAAACGCAAGTGGGAAGAAGACAGAGACACCGTTATGCATGGCCTTCAAAACCTCAGGGACTACCCCGAGTATATGTGGGTTAGTGCATTCTCCCtgtttgaaaaaaattatattccaaTACTTCCTTCTCCTGCGCTCTGTCTTCTTTTTATCGCTTTCCCCCCACTCTCCGTGTCGCcattctttcctcccccccactctccgTGTCGCcattctttcctcccccccactctccgtgtcgcccttctcctccccccccactctcCGTGTcgcccttctcctccccccccactctcCGTGTCGccattctcctcccccccccactctccgtgtcgcccttctcctcccccccccactctccgtgtcgcccttctcctccccccccccactctccgtgtcgcccttctcctccccccccccccactctccgtgtcgcccttctcctccccccccccccgtcccctcctcccccccccccactctccgtGTCGccctttctcctcccccccccacctctccgTGTcgcccttctccccccccccccactctccgtgtcgcccttctcctccccccccccactctccgtgtcgcccttctcctccccccccccactctccgtgtcgcccttctcctcccccccccccactctccgtgtcgcccttctcctcccccccccccactctccgtgtcgcccttctcctccccccccactctcCGTGTcgcccttctcctcccccccccactctccgTGTCGCCATTCCCCCTGCTCATTGTTTTTTATCCCCTTAGTTCCTGCTGTACTGTGAAGGCACGCGTTTCACTGAGACAAAGCACAGAATCAGTATGGAGGTGGCAGATAAGAAAGGACTAGCACGTCTCAAACACCATCTACTGCCACGTACCCGAGGATTTACTACAGCTGTGCAGTGTCTGAGGGGAACAGGTAATTCAACAGCCACATGTCCAAAAGTCtacctttaaaatgaaaatggcTTCCCAAAGCCTTGCACATTGTGTGACTGTCCACTAAACCAGCTGTCATTTCCTAGACACTGTAGGTGTTAAACGAATGGTAGATATACGTTGGTAAGACAGCTGGCCGTTATCACAAACTGATCACTTGCTCTCTCTTCACAGTCTCCGCTGTTTATGATGTGACCTTGAATTTCCGTGGGAATAAGAACCCATCATTGCTGGGAATTTTATATGGGAAAAAATATGAGGCTGATATGTGTGTGAGGTGAGTGTTTTGAGTTATAATAGAGCTAGAAAATGGCGACATTTTATGTTCTATAGACCATGTCATGTTACTTGGACTAACCCTTTAATTGTGCTGTTTTTTTACATGTTGGCGTTTAGTGTTCTTGGTTTCTATTAAAGTGTCTTTATTCTGCCATTGGCGCTTTGAACATCATTCTGTTTTCCGCTTTGTAAATTTGCCTCGTTTGACCACCCATCCTCCCTCTTTTGGTCGACTCTTATTAAACTCTCACAGCCACTGTCTCCCAATCTCATGTTATCTCTCTGTCTCAGACGTTTCCCTCTGGAGGATATTCCACTCGATGAGAAAGAGGCGGCAAACTGGCTTCACAAACTCTACCAGGAAAAGGTAAAATGATGGGATGCCACGAGTGATAGTCCTGCAAGTATACCCATTCCATAACCGATCCAAAAGTAAGATGGCACAAATTGTGTTGCGCAATTCTAGAATATTGTAAAGTCATGACATGGGAGTGGATATtgattaatgggacactccaagcatcaaaacttcttcatctaaatgaagttatgGTCCCTGGAGGCACTCTTCTTATGTTCCATGAACTGGCTTAGAAAGAAACGTAGCTTTTTTTCATCCAGTTTTCAGCTGACCGCTCTGTCAATCCGCAGCACTCCGCGCTTCCTGAAATTGACATTTCAGAACGCATGGACATCGCAGCTGGAggtaactttggggttaaaccatttgaaaattgTTTAACACGTTGAGGTAAACTtgctccaggggcctccttgcaccataacaacttcatttaaatgAAATTGTTTTCGTGCTTTAGTTGCCCCTTAAGCTCAAAGGGACACTAAGgtcaggaaaaaaaaactctttctgaccctatcgtgttaaaAAAACCCTGCTAGCGCCCCTGGCTCCCCCCTtgcttccctaaatatagtaaaatcttacttgtattcaagtctgacgCTGCTGCCACTAAACTGCCTgtgtttgctgacatcatcagaagtgagggCACTATATATTGGGAGAAAGGAAGATAATTGATTCCGCTGTGCTGAGCATTGCACGGTCACACCGCTCTCTATATGTGATCGGAGAATAGACTGGGCATATAAAAGAGGGCACTATATATTGGGAGAAAAGTTTGACTGGTTTCCATGTCTTCTGAGATGTTTCTTCTTTTTCAAGGATGCTTTGCAGGAACGATACCTCCAGGAGGGCACCTTCCCGGGTCCCCAGATTGTACCACGCCGCAGACCATGGACTCTCATAAACTTCTTATTCTGGGCCACTCTTCTTCTGTCTCCATTATTCTCATTTGCAGTTGGCATTTTTGCCAGTGGCTCTCCATTTCTCATTCTCTCTTTTATGGGCTTCATGTGGACAGGTAAGTGATCAGTCTCTGTATTTTGTCATAATCAGTCATGTTATTTATATTCTTATGGGAGTTTAGTGAAATGTACAGAACTGGAAGTGGGTCCCTGCATAAGGGTGGGGGTAAACCCTAGCAGCTGAAATAGTCCTGTTTATGGGTAAACTGACCACTGTGTTCGTTATAGGTGGATGTATGATTTTAATATATGCAgaagtaaaataaagaatgtattcAATTATGCTGGTGGTAAGCTGCACTGCTCAGCTCTTTCATCCTATGCATGGATGGAATTGTCTGCGGTGTTGTCTTAAGATGCAAACAAGCATTTGTTTGCTTGTGaggtttttttagattttttttttttgtaaaccgttTATTTTTTCTGCTTGCATTTTATCTCCTTTCCAGCCTCGTTTGCAGTGCGACGTCTCATTGGGGTGACAGAGATAGAAAGAGGCTCGAGTTATGGGAATCGAGAGGTGAAGAAAATGGATTAGATGCTCCAGATATCTGAAATTGTAGTGCGGTCTGGACTTGTCTTGGTTATATTTATTACTAACATGAACTGAGAGGGAGGAGCCTCCTGCAGAGCACCACCCCCATGGAGCAGTACCAAGAGCCAATAGGAATCCGCCATTTCATGAGCGCAATAAAACCTGCGTTCTGCTCATCTCCTTCACTAGTGACTGTATATTTGCTACTTTGCCCCTACACACGTTTCACAGTCCATATCATCCTGCTTTTTCTCTCGAACGAGCCCTTTGTTCTAAATTTTACATCCCTGT from Pelobates fuscus isolate aPelFus1 chromosome 1, aPelFus1.pri, whole genome shotgun sequence harbors:
- the AGPAT3 gene encoding 1-acyl-sn-glycerol-3-phosphate acyltransferase gamma, with translation MGVWGFVKTQFVVHLLIGFVFVLSGLIINFIQLCTVPLWGINKQAYRRLNCRLAYSLWSQLVMLLEWWSGTQCTLFTDQQTVDHFGKEHVIIILNHNFEIDFLCGWTMCERFGVLGSSKVLAKKELLMVPLIGWTWYFLEIVFCKRKWEEDRDTVMHGLQNLRDYPEYMWFLLYCEGTRFTETKHRISMEVADKKGLARLKHHLLPRTRGFTTAVQCLRGTVSAVYDVTLNFRGNKNPSLLGILYGKKYEADMCVRRFPLEDIPLDEKEAANWLHKLYQEKDALQERYLQEGTFPGPQIVPRRRPWTLINFLFWATLLLSPLFSFAVGIFASGSPFLILSFMGFMWTASFAVRRLIGVTEIERGSSYGNREVKKMD